Proteins from a genomic interval of Rosa chinensis cultivar Old Blush chromosome 2, RchiOBHm-V2, whole genome shotgun sequence:
- the LOC112185562 gene encoding uncharacterized protein LOC112185562, translated as MADYETHHHHSSIPKETALQALNTIIQLHFEKTLEKKRSIDLQKKELQKLFQFFFLFLALVFLAQAQPSRLQCRHCWVPIVLLSLAHLIFYVSVAQTLRCINGFKYQRRCHKLTLGLATEKLREMKMRLGANGGGGHEFDGIGDNEFEIHYQEPPESYFGKFKRNWALHFGFLIVIYGFMVASSVVLLCF; from the coding sequence ATGGCAGACTACGAAACCCACCACCACCATTCCTCGATCCCCAAAGAGACTGCCCTCCAAGCCCTCAACACCATCATCCAGCTCCACTTCGAGAAGACCCTCGAGAAGAAACGATCCATCGACCTCCAAAAGAAGGAGCTCCAGAAGCTCTTCcagttcttcttcctcttcctcgcccTCGTCTTCCTCGCCCAGGCTCAGCCCTCCCGCCTCCAATGCCGCCACTGCTGGGTCCCCATCGTCCTCCTCTCCCTCGCCCACCTCATCTTCTACGTCTCCGTCGCCCAGACCCTCCGCTGCATCAATGGCTTTAAGTACCAGAGGCGCTGCCACAAGCTGACGCTCGGCTTGGCCACCGAGAAGCTGAGGGAGATGAAGATGAGGCTCGGCGCCAACGGCGGTGGAGGGCATGAGTTTGATGGGATAGGGGACAATGAGTTCGAGATTCATTATCAGGAGCCACCCGAGAGTTATTTTGGCAAGTTCAAGAGGAACTGGGCTCTGCATTTCGGCTTCTTGATCGTCATCTATGGGTTCATGGTGGCTTCTTCTGTTGTTCTGCTCTGCTTTTAG
- the LOC112185561 gene encoding uncharacterized protein LOC112185561, protein MQVPRWRNVLILRNSLISMTCTPTHLASFHSTPASCEKWKDKWNFDVKSSEQPSKNFIRYATRHKRADAKKALKNLLFNSGYSPKLSYQHIQEEDDSGSSPKNHRSKSCRHAQKSHHKKMKRKLKRESFSDDENHPETIFQATYGKRWYTWSFNAQRDSFHDSASGFDWREPSSWKDRSTRWENISDVESDDEQCTIGSCSDRKILGLPSTGPLKTEDVKKAFHLSALKWHPDKHQGSSQDMAAEKFRLCVNAYNSLCNALSAT, encoded by the exons ATGCAAGTACCCAGATGGAGAAACGTCTTGATACTCAGGAATTCATTGATTTCGATGACTTGTACGCCAACCCATTTAGCGTCATTTCATTCTACTCCAGCTTCATGTGAGAAGTGGAAGGACAAATGGAACTTT GATGTGAAGAGTTCAGAACAACCATCAAAG aatttcatcAGATATGCAACACGTCACAAGCGAGCTGATGCAAAGAAAGCCCTTAAAAATCTTCTCTTCAACAGCGGATACTCCCCTAAACTCTCATATCAGCACATTCAG gaagaagatgattcaGGTAGCTCTCCTAAAAATCATAGATCAAAATCTTGTCGACATGCTCAGAAATCCCACCACAAGAAAATGAAAC GCAAACTCAAACGAGAGAGTTTCTCTGATGATGAAAACCATCCTGAGACAATCTTTCAGGCAACATATGGCAAGAGATGGTACACTTGGTCTTTTAACGCACAGCGCGACTCTTTTCATGATTCAGCATCTGGATTTGATTGGAGAGAGCCTTCAAGCTGGAAAGATAGAAGTACAAGATGGGAAAACATTAGTGATGTAGAGTCTGATGATGAACAATGTACCATAGGATCATGTTCTGATAGAAAAATTCTTGGTCTCCCTTCAACAGGTCCTTTAAAGACCGAAGATGTTAAAAAAGC TTTCCATTTATCAGCTTTAAAATGGCATCCTGACAAGCATCAAGGATCTTCACAG GACATGGCAGCAGAGAAATTCAGACTTTGTGTTAATGCTTACAATTCTCTGTGCAATGCATTATCTGCAACGTAA
- the LOC112185560 gene encoding trihelix transcription factor DF1, which translates to MLENSTLPANPSSPASDRRAEEVAGDGGSVSVGLEEEERAGLEQGYRNWAGNRWPRQETLALLKIRSDMDAEFKAATAKMPLWEEVSRKMGEAGYSRDAKKCKEKFENIYKYHKRTRETRCGRSAGKTYKYFEQLEAIEQHHFEHIPPAETVQAETAETAATIPKDGVSHALPPCSSIQHQLSSFVDNSTPTTSCSSKESEGTHKKKRRVTEFFEKLMKQVIDKQENLQTKFVEVMDKYEQDRVAREEAWKMQEMARIEREREQLAQERSVAAAKDSAVLAFLQKFSEQAASVHMPPGQACSVQIPNQPSSVQLPMQACSVQLPNQSSSVQLPVQASAVRVQMPDNSPLANTVTDKQKKDEDWERLHRSLERPDKNNGRSHTPIGSTRWPREEVEDLIKLRSNYDLQYQENGSKGHLWEEISASMKKLGYDRNAKRCKEKWENINKYYRRLKDSNKKRPEDSKTCAYYNVLDALYNKKTSRAENQVDSNYELRPEELLMHMMSGQEEQQQPESVTQNGDGDNVEKIQEDNGNGEGVGDVAGDGYRIVAANPSPMEQDNPSVAIMS; encoded by the exons ATGCTGGAAAATTCAACTTTACCGGCCAATCCAAGCTCGCCCGCAAGCGACCGGAGAGCCGAGGAGGTGGCCGGCGATGGTGGGTCCGTCTCAGTCGGGCttgaggaggaagagagagccGGACTTGAACAGGGTTACCGGAACTGGGCCGGTAACCGGTGGCCTCGGCAGGAGACTCTGGCTCTGCTCAAGATAAGGTCAGATATGGACGCGGAGTTCAAGGCAGCCACCGCTAAAATGCCTCTGTGGGAAGAGGTTTCAAG GAAAATGGGAGAGGCTGGATATAGCAGAGATGCCAAAAAATGCAAGGAGAAATTCGAGAACATATACAAGTACCACAAAAGGACTAGAGAAACGCGGTGTGGTCGATCAGCTGGCAAGACGTACAAGTATTTTGAGCAGTTAGAGGCTATAGAGCAACACCATTTTGAACATATTCCCCCTGCTGAAACGGTTCAAGCTGAAACAGCGGAAACAGCAGCAACAATCCCAAAGGATGGTGTTTCCCATGCACTCCCCCCGTGTTCTTCAATTCAACACCAGCTTTCAAGTTTTGTTGATAACTCGACtcccaccacatcatgttcaaGCAAAGAGTCTGAAGGCACgcacaagaagaagaggagggtaACTGAGTTCTTTGAGAAGCTGATGAAGCAAGTGATCGACAAGCAAGAGAATTTGCAGACCAAGTTTGTAGAGGTGATGGACAAGTATGAACAAGATCGGGTAGCGAGAGAAGAGGCATGGAAGATGCAAGAAATGGctagaattgagagagagagagagcagctaGCTCAAGAGAGGTCTGTTGCAGCTGCAAAGGATTCTGCTGTTCTTGCATTTTTGCAAAAGTTTTCAGAACAAGCAGCCTCGGTGCATATGCCACCAGGCCAAGCATGCTCAGTTCAAATTCCAAATCAACCGTCCTCGGTGCAACTGCCCATGCAAGCATGCTCAGTGCAATTACCAAATCAATCATCTTCTGTGCAACTGCCGGTGCAAGCATCTGCAGTCCGAGTTCAAATGCCTGATAACTCACCTTTGGCTAACACAGTAACTGACAAGCAGAAAAAGGATGAAGATTGGGAGCGTCTGCATAGGAGTTTGGAAAGGCCAGACAAGAATAATGGTAGAAGTCATACGCCTATTGGTTCTACACGGTGGCCTAGAGAAGAAGTTGAAGATTTGATTAAGCTGAGATCTAATTATGATTTGCAGTATCAAGAAAATGGATCTAAAGGGCATTTGTGGGAGGAGATTTCAGCATCCATGAAAAAGCTTGGTTATGACCGGAATGCCAAGAGGTGCAAGGAGAAGTGGGAGAACATAAACAAGTACTACAGAAGATTAAAAGATAGCAACAAGAAAAGGCCCGAGGATTCAAAGACATGTGCTTATTATAATGTGCTTGATGCTTTGTACAACAAGAAGACTAGTAGGGCTGAGAATCAAGTTGATTCTAATTATGAATTGAGGCCTGAGGAGCTATTAATGCATATGATGAGTGGGCAAGAAGAGCAGCAACAGCCGGAATCAGTGACTCAGAATGGTGATGGTGACAATGTTGAGAAGATTCAAGAAGATAATGGAAATGGAGAGGGAGTGGGAGATGTAGCTGGAGATGGCTATCGGATTGTAGCTGCTAATCCTTCTCCAATGGAACAAGATAATCCTTCAGTGGCAATTATGAGCTGA